From Ignavibacteriota bacterium, the proteins below share one genomic window:
- a CDS encoding VWA domain-containing protein: MCRVLLRCAVLAVFLSVLPLRAQNAAAGDFRITAVDTSDFPRIELRLEAPGQSAAMRGLSIRDLTLTENGIAQRIESLLCPGDSLTRFSVLLLLDRSASMARLPDDSPDIDSTKLRAAKRAASVFLRALEPRDEAAVCSFSSETPDGSGTRFFVMNHPFSRDTAALVRSLVPITAAGGTWLWQAATSALEQLAARPGRRVLIVLTDGRNQGDERLYSSASVIDRATTLGIPVFAVGLGSDVDRPVLENVARATGGRSFFAPRPEELEREFLALADHLLTDACLLRYTSSHACLDGSRRDIELMIRAGTASDECTATYTAGAMLVPAVVSLSVDGPVDAGSVFRTPLSVARAVSTTYTLSARFEIAYDTTALEFAGLAQELTIFPSEICNLTVQDGILRVSAPAAVPLFADAPLCVPMWRARLSSRDRSATLALLDAQVEQYCLATRTVEGGTVDIRACVRAHSIGSTGLSVTRDGLLRVPVVVFPPVPMDEPFRLHMTVDFDTRSLSYRGLEADDALALDAAVTATAVKGALSIDMQGRARAERGRVATLLFTTENPPRAGTRDSLLLRDVYLETACAAALSTSPIQILLDGLCAPLLQRRAGALSVSPSPSRGLLTARFTLAEAEVVILRIYDGQGREVWLRDLGMLTRGEHTVPLDNTALPAGQYTLILGTSTLRAAAPLLLLR; encoded by the coding sequence ATGTGCCGGGTGCTGCTGCGCTGCGCGGTCCTTGCGGTGTTTCTGAGTGTACTGCCGCTGCGCGCGCAGAATGCGGCCGCGGGTGATTTCCGCATCACGGCGGTTGATACCAGCGACTTCCCGCGAATCGAACTGCGGCTTGAGGCGCCGGGGCAGAGCGCCGCGATGCGCGGACTCTCGATCCGCGATCTGACGCTGACGGAAAACGGCATAGCGCAGCGCATCGAGTCGCTGCTCTGTCCCGGCGACAGTCTCACGCGCTTCTCGGTGCTGCTGCTCCTCGATCGTTCGGCGAGCATGGCACGGCTTCCCGACGACAGTCCCGACATCGACAGCACAAAACTTCGCGCGGCGAAGCGCGCCGCGTCGGTGTTCCTGCGCGCGCTCGAGCCGCGCGACGAGGCCGCGGTCTGCAGTTTCTCGTCCGAGACGCCCGACGGATCCGGCACGCGTTTCTTCGTGATGAATCATCCTTTCTCGCGCGATACCGCTGCGCTTGTGCGTTCTCTTGTGCCCATCACCGCCGCGGGAGGCACCTGGCTGTGGCAGGCGGCAACAAGCGCCCTCGAGCAGCTCGCCGCGCGGCCCGGCCGCCGTGTGTTGATCGTGCTGACCGACGGCCGCAACCAGGGCGACGAGCGCCTGTATTCGAGCGCGAGTGTGATCGACCGCGCCACCACACTCGGCATCCCCGTGTTTGCCGTCGGCCTCGGCAGCGATGTGGACCGGCCCGTGCTCGAGAACGTGGCACGCGCCACGGGAGGCCGCAGCTTTTTTGCGCCGCGCCCCGAGGAATTGGAACGGGAATTCCTCGCGTTGGCGGACCATCTTCTTACCGACGCCTGCCTGCTTCGCTACACATCCTCGCACGCCTGCCTCGATGGTTCACGCCGCGACATCGAACTCATGATACGCGCGGGAACAGCATCCGACGAATGTACTGCCACCTACACTGCGGGCGCCATGCTTGTCCCCGCAGTGGTGTCGCTGTCCGTCGATGGACCAGTGGACGCGGGCTCCGTGTTCCGCACGCCGCTGTCCGTCGCGCGCGCGGTTTCGACCACGTACACACTGTCCGCGCGTTTCGAGATCGCCTACGACACCACGGCGCTGGAATTCGCGGGCCTCGCGCAGGAATTAACGATATTCCCCTCCGAAATATGCAATCTGACGGTGCAGGACGGCATCCTGCGTGTCAGCGCGCCGGCAGCGGTGCCGCTTTTCGCCGATGCACCCTTGTGTGTGCCCATGTGGCGCGCGCGGCTGTCGTCCCGCGACCGCTCGGCCACACTCGCGCTGCTCGATGCGCAGGTCGAGCAGTACTGCCTCGCCACACGCACCGTCGAGGGCGGGACCGTCGATATACGGGCCTGCGTGCGCGCGCACAGCATCGGGTCCACGGGTCTGTCCGTGACGCGCGACGGGCTGCTGCGTGTGCCTGTGGTGGTGTTTCCTCCCGTGCCGATGGACGAACCATTCCGCCTGCACATGACCGTGGATTTCGACACGCGTTCGCTGTCGTACCGCGGTCTCGAGGCCGACGACGCGCTCGCCCTCGACGCCGCAGTGACGGCCACCGCGGTGAAGGGCGCGCTGTCGATCGACATGCAGGGACGCGCGCGCGCCGAGCGCGGACGTGTGGCGACACTGCTGTTCACCACCGAGAATCCGCCGCGCGCCGGCACACGCGACTCGCTGCTGCTCCGCGACGTGTACCTCGAAACCGCCTGCGCCGCGGCGCTGTCGACGAGCCCCATCCAGATCCTGCTCGACGGACTCTGCGCGCCGCTGCTGCAGCGCCGGGCCGGTGCGCTGTCGGTATCACCCTCTCCGTCGCGCGGACTCCTCACCGCGCGATTCACCCTCGCCGAGGCCGAGGTGGTTATACTGCGCATCTATGACGGGCAGGGAAGGGAAGTCTGGCTGCGCGACCTGGGGATGCTGACCCGCGGCGAGCACACAGTGCCGCTCGACAACACGGCTCTGCCGGCGGGGCAGTACACGCTGATACTCGGCACCTCGACGTTGCGCGCCGCCGCGCCGCTGCTGCTGTTGCGGTAG
- a CDS encoding RNA methyltransferase — MAADAQRIKRGRSIDTITDTRREKLAGVLRRRQHDAALVVENVWDPHNVAAILRTADAVGIQDVHLLYHVEKLPNVRRIGKQSSASANKWLSFHVHDSVEACVAALRAGGYSICVSHLTTRSVPLYEIDATGKHAFVVGNESRGVSDELLAAADVVYHIPMMGMVQSLNVSVATAVTLYEVLRQRLTAGLYDRPADEERVRERLEDWARK; from the coding sequence ATGGCGGCAGACGCACAGCGCATCAAGCGCGGACGCAGCATCGACACCATCACCGACACGCGGCGCGAGAAACTCGCGGGTGTGCTGCGGCGGCGCCAGCACGACGCCGCGCTGGTGGTCGAGAACGTGTGGGATCCGCACAATGTGGCCGCCATACTGCGCACGGCCGACGCCGTGGGCATACAGGACGTCCATCTGCTGTATCACGTGGAGAAACTCCCCAACGTGCGGCGCATCGGCAAACAGAGTTCGGCCAGCGCCAACAAGTGGCTCAGTTTCCATGTGCACGATTCGGTGGAGGCCTGTGTCGCGGCGTTGCGCGCGGGCGGGTATTCGATCTGCGTCTCGCATCTCACCACACGCAGCGTGCCGCTCTACGAAATCGATGCAACGGGGAAACACGCCTTTGTGGTCGGGAACGAGAGCCGCGGCGTGTCGGACGAACTGCTCGCCGCCGCCGATGTGGTGTATCACATCCCCATGATGGGCATGGTGCAAAGTCTCAACGTGTCGGTGGCCACCGCCGTCACGCTCTACGAGGTGCTGCGCCAGCGCCTCACCGCGGGCCTCTACGACCGTCCCGCCGACGAGGAACGTGTGCGGGAACGCCTCGAGGACTGGGCGCGCAAGTAG
- the katG gene encoding catalase/peroxidase HPI has translation MSIEGKCPYPGVHGARTMVGVQSNRDWWPKRLNLKILHQHSSKSNPMDAGFSYAEEFQKLDYAALKQDLLALMTDSQDWWPADWGHYGGLFIRMAWHSAGTYRAMDGRGGANTGNQRFAPINSWPDNGNLDKARRLLWPIKQKYGQRISWADLMILAGNVALESMGFATFGFGGGRADIWEPEEDVYWGSETEWLGDTRYTGDRELENPLAAVQMGLIYVNPEGPNGNPDPVASGRDVRDTFARMAMNDEETVALVAGGHTFGKAHGAVDPSYIGAPPEGASIEEMGLGWKNTMGTGKGVYAMSSGIEGAWKPNPTRWDNGYFDMLFGYEWELVKSPAGAWQWFAKDVREEHLIPDAHDLSKKHRPMMTTADLSLRYDAGFEPIARRFHKDPAAFADAFARAWFKLTHRDMGPRVRYLGPEVPAEELIWQDPVPAVDHPLVTNTDIEQLKAAVLATGLAPAALLRVAWASASTFRGSDMRGGANGARIRLAPQKDWAVNNPAELAAVLQGLEKVRGEFQTSHDGRKISLADLIVLAGCAVVERAARAAGHDVTVPFTPGRTDASQEQTDAASFAVLEPLADGFRNYVRPGVSANPEELLLDRAQLLTLTAPEMTVLFGGLRALQANADGSSHGVLTKRPGVLGNDVLVHLLDMSTEWVPSASAAGVYEGRNRATGAVSWTATRVDLVFGSNSELRAIAEVYASSDGQEKFVVDFIAAWNKVMNLDRFDLG, from the coding sequence GCCGAAGCGGCTCAACCTGAAAATCCTGCATCAACATTCATCCAAGTCCAATCCGATGGACGCGGGATTTTCGTACGCCGAGGAGTTTCAGAAACTCGACTACGCCGCGCTCAAGCAGGACCTGCTCGCGCTCATGACCGATTCGCAGGATTGGTGGCCGGCGGACTGGGGCCACTACGGCGGACTCTTCATCCGTATGGCGTGGCACAGCGCTGGCACGTATCGCGCGATGGACGGACGCGGCGGCGCAAACACGGGCAATCAGCGTTTCGCACCCATCAACAGTTGGCCCGACAACGGCAACCTCGACAAGGCCCGCCGCCTGCTCTGGCCCATCAAACAGAAATACGGGCAACGCATTTCCTGGGCCGACCTCATGATTCTCGCGGGCAACGTCGCGCTCGAATCGATGGGCTTTGCAACGTTCGGCTTCGGCGGCGGACGCGCCGACATCTGGGAACCCGAGGAGGATGTGTATTGGGGTTCCGAAACCGAGTGGCTCGGCGATACACGCTACACGGGCGACCGTGAACTCGAGAATCCTCTTGCCGCGGTGCAGATGGGTCTGATCTACGTAAATCCCGAGGGCCCCAACGGCAATCCCGATCCGGTGGCGTCGGGCCGCGACGTGCGCGACACCTTTGCGCGTATGGCCATGAACGACGAGGAAACCGTCGCCCTCGTGGCGGGCGGACATACCTTCGGTAAGGCCCACGGCGCGGTGGATCCGTCGTACATCGGCGCGCCGCCCGAGGGCGCCTCGATCGAGGAGATGGGTCTTGGATGGAAAAACACGATGGGTACAGGCAAGGGTGTGTACGCCATGAGCAGCGGCATCGAGGGCGCGTGGAAGCCGAATCCGACTCGCTGGGACAACGGCTACTTCGACATGCTCTTCGGCTATGAATGGGAACTCGTCAAGAGTCCCGCGGGCGCGTGGCAGTGGTTCGCGAAGGATGTGCGCGAGGAACACCTGATTCCCGACGCGCACGATCTATCGAAAAAACACCGCCCGATGATGACCACGGCCGATCTGTCGCTGCGCTATGATGCGGGCTTCGAACCGATTGCGCGCCGCTTCCACAAGGATCCCGCGGCCTTTGCCGACGCCTTCGCCCGCGCCTGGTTCAAACTGACACATCGCGACATGGGTCCGCGTGTCCGCTATCTCGGCCCGGAAGTCCCCGCCGAGGAACTGATCTGGCAGGACCCTGTGCCCGCCGTCGATCATCCGCTTGTCACCAACACCGACATCGAACAGCTCAAGGCGGCGGTGCTTGCCACCGGGCTCGCACCCGCAGCCCTGCTGCGTGTTGCGTGGGCCTCGGCGTCCACCTTCCGCGGCTCCGACATGCGCGGCGGCGCCAACGGCGCGCGTATCCGGCTCGCGCCGCAGAAGGACTGGGCGGTGAACAATCCCGCCGAGCTGGCCGCGGTGCTGCAGGGGCTTGAAAAGGTGCGCGGCGAGTTTCAAACATCACACGACGGACGGAAAATTTCCCTCGCCGATCTCATCGTGCTCGCCGGCTGTGCGGTGGTGGAACGTGCCGCGCGCGCGGCGGGCCACGACGTCACGGTGCCCTTTACGCCCGGACGCACCGACGCCTCGCAGGAGCAGACCGACGCCGCGTCGTTTGCCGTGCTCGAACCGCTTGCGGACGGCTTCCGCAATTACGTGCGGCCGGGTGTGTCGGCGAATCCCGAAGAACTACTGCTCGACAGAGCGCAGCTCCTCACACTGACCGCGCCCGAAATGACCGTGCTGTTCGGCGGTCTGCGGGCTCTGCAGGCCAATGCCGACGGCTCGTCGCACGGTGTGCTCACCAAAAGGCCGGGTGTGCTCGGCAACGATGTGTTGGTGCATCTGCTCGACATGTCCACCGAGTGGGTCCCTTCCGCGTCAGCCGCGGGTGTGTATGAAGGCCGCAACCGCGCCACGGGCGCCGTGTCGTGGACGGCGACGCGGGTGGATCTCGTCTTCGGGTCCAATTCCGAATTACGAGCCATTGCCGAAGTGTATGCCTCGTCCGACGGACAGGAGAAGTTTGTCGTGGATTTTATCGCCGCGTGGAATAAGGTGATGAATCTCGACAGATTCGACCTCGGCTGA
- a CDS encoding VWA domain-containing protein yields the protein MRRRSIHARGRLRIAAALTVVLLSCAAAVSVAQFQMQLRPPDVQRWPEVRIPLRVTDNSATIRTIAPENFVVFENGVRQGPLRVECENDSLTNVVHFMFVLDVSLSMAFIEGTRDYDPDSVKWRRAKQVFVESFRRLRPIDYGAFLSFARTSALHQNFTHDADRLARVIESLSLRSGTAIYDAALMALGYCDADTGKTVMILLTDGSDQSSISSIDDVVNMARTIGVPIYMIGLGVDSIDVPGMRSMAERTGGEFFLAPTSEQLSDVLGRIMRSVVLSECVLSYTSADTCRAGGMRQVDVTVTLNGNTQTGTVDYTVPDFRSRLAVRPVLPDTVEDNRLLRVPLRADGELRAGEQIDIELEYLYDPALLRYERVETVGDVCDGVPLNVDAGTPGMLRITAAGTPVARGVRRPVADTLFHVVFTVLERRSNMEGRLEARVRHLRQQCEVLADGSASTFVVNGCPALLRLHLPVTAYPTRENIVGLRVELDDTIDTQQPLGYSFHVSYDAGLMTFDAAYTTGTMSALAQVVTREDAPGELDVSVAPSPVPYGSGTLVMLLFRPRYQNTPSRVSCVIRNLRVSQSCEPRIEFTGSDVMLDGYCQPLLVKQESLKLHAISPNPLQAGGHGVATILYSVRGTDRARLEITTMEGEVVRVLVDAYLPKGEHNAALPVGDLPSGSYLCTLREGYSLATKLLLVTR from the coding sequence ATGAGGCGCCGTAGTATTCACGCACGGGGACGTCTGCGCATAGCCGCCGCGTTGACCGTTGTCCTGTTGTCCTGCGCGGCTGCTGTGAGCGTTGCGCAGTTCCAGATGCAGCTCCGGCCGCCGGACGTGCAGCGCTGGCCCGAGGTGCGCATACCGCTGCGCGTCACCGACAATTCCGCGACGATACGCACCATCGCGCCGGAAAATTTTGTGGTGTTCGAAAACGGCGTGCGGCAGGGTCCGCTGCGCGTCGAGTGTGAGAACGACTCGCTGACCAACGTCGTGCATTTTATGTTTGTGCTCGACGTGAGTCTGAGCATGGCGTTTATCGAAGGCACACGCGACTACGATCCCGACAGCGTGAAGTGGCGTCGCGCGAAGCAGGTGTTCGTCGAATCGTTCCGGCGCCTGCGGCCCATCGATTACGGCGCCTTTCTCTCGTTTGCGCGCACCTCGGCGCTGCATCAGAATTTTACACACGACGCCGACCGCCTCGCGCGTGTAATCGAGTCGCTCTCGCTGCGATCCGGCACCGCCATATACGACGCCGCGCTGATGGCGCTCGGATACTGTGATGCCGATACAGGGAAGACCGTCATGATCCTCCTCACCGACGGCAGCGACCAGTCCTCGATTTCCAGCATCGACGATGTCGTGAACATGGCGCGCACAATAGGCGTGCCCATCTACATGATCGGGCTCGGCGTGGATTCCATCGATGTGCCGGGCATGCGCAGCATGGCCGAACGCACCGGAGGGGAGTTTTTCCTCGCCCCCACATCCGAGCAACTGTCGGATGTGCTCGGCCGCATCATGCGCAGCGTGGTGCTGAGCGAATGTGTGCTGTCGTACACCTCGGCCGACACGTGCCGCGCGGGCGGCATGCGTCAAGTGGATGTCACCGTCACCTTGAACGGCAACACCCAGACCGGCACTGTCGATTACACCGTGCCCGACTTCCGATCGCGGCTGGCCGTACGTCCCGTGCTGCCCGACACCGTCGAGGACAACCGCCTACTGCGCGTGCCGCTGCGTGCGGACGGTGAATTGCGGGCGGGCGAACAGATCGACATCGAACTCGAGTATCTCTACGATCCGGCGCTGCTGCGCTACGAACGTGTGGAAACGGTGGGGGACGTGTGTGATGGAGTGCCGCTGAACGTCGACGCGGGTACGCCGGGCATGCTGCGTATCACCGCTGCGGGAACGCCGGTTGCGCGTGGCGTGCGCCGCCCGGTGGCCGACACGTTGTTTCATGTGGTGTTCACCGTGCTCGAACGGCGCTCGAACATGGAGGGCCGGCTCGAGGCGCGGGTGCGGCATCTCCGTCAGCAGTGCGAAGTGCTTGCCGACGGTAGCGCGAGCACCTTCGTCGTGAACGGCTGTCCCGCGCTGCTGCGCCTGCACCTTCCCGTCACAGCATATCCGACCCGCGAGAACATCGTGGGCCTGCGCGTGGAACTCGACGACACCATCGACACGCAGCAGCCGCTGGGCTATTCGTTCCATGTGTCGTACGACGCGGGTCTGATGACCTTCGACGCCGCGTACACCACGGGAACCATGAGCGCGCTGGCGCAGGTAGTGACGCGTGAGGACGCGCCGGGCGAGCTGGACGTGTCCGTCGCGCCGTCGCCCGTTCCGTACGGTTCCGGCACGCTCGTGATGCTTCTGTTCCGGCCTCGTTACCAAAACACCCCTTCGCGTGTCTCTTGTGTGATACGCAATCTCCGAGTCTCACAATCCTGCGAGCCGCGAATTGAATTCACCGGCTCTGACGTCATGCTCGACGGATACTGCCAACCACTTCTCGTGAAACAAGAGTCCTTGAAACTCCACGCGATTTCACCCAATCCGCTGCAGGCGGGCGGCCACGGGGTCGCCACCATCCTGTATTCGGTGCGCGGCACCGACAGGGCGCGGCTCGAAATCACGACGATGGAGGGTGAGGTGGTGCGGGTGCTGGTGGACGCGTATCTGCCGAAGGGCGAACACAACGCGGCATTGCCCGTGGGTGATCTGCCGAGCGGATCCTATCTCTGCACGCTGCGCGAGGGCTACTCGCTCGCCACCAAGCTGCTGCTCGTCACGAGGTAG
- a CDS encoding DUF1801 domain-containing protein has protein sequence MYEAKTKPTKASVVAYLQAIEDEQRRKDCKALAKLMQKVTGCKPAMWGPSIVGFDTYHYKYASGHEGDSCMLGFSSRKADITLYLIPGFSGAQDLLAELGKHKTGVACLYIKRLSDVQLPVLETLLTRAYAEARRMYPRGGE, from the coding sequence ATGTACGAAGCCAAAACCAAACCCACCAAGGCCAGCGTGGTTGCGTATCTGCAGGCCATCGAGGACGAACAGCGGCGCAAGGACTGCAAGGCGCTGGCAAAACTCATGCAGAAGGTGACGGGCTGCAAACCCGCGATGTGGGGCCCGAGCATCGTGGGGTTCGACACCTACCACTACAAGTACGCAAGCGGTCACGAGGGCGACTCGTGTATGCTCGGATTCTCGTCACGCAAAGCCGACATCACGCTCTATCTCATACCCGGCTTTTCCGGCGCGCAGGATCTGCTGGCCGAACTCGGCAAACATAAAACCGGCGTGGCCTGCCTCTACATCAAACGCCTATCCGACGTACAACTGCCCGTCCTCGAAACCCTGCTCACCCGCGCCTATGCCGAAGCCCGGCGCATGTATCCGCGTGGTGGGGAGTGA